From Thalassotalea euphylliae, the proteins below share one genomic window:
- a CDS encoding LacI family DNA-binding transcriptional regulator, producing MATIKDVAKEAGVSIATVSRVINNVGKVGEKTRSNVIAIMNKLGYTPDANARALKTQKSSTIGVVIPDISDPFFSSLANGVEEVASSKNMQMLLSTGKMSAESELKAINLLVEQRCDAIVLHSKFLSDDVLVSLSDKIPGLIFIDRFIDEVSDKCIWLDNFEGGKIAARHLLALEHKNVAFINSNYDIDDPKLRLGGFEEIVKSFDLSINSKLKVNNEPTLKGGELAAQELLAQAENFTSVFAYNDAMAIGAISVFEDNGYKVPNDISIIGFDDVLLSKYSRPKLTTLRYPIAEMANHAAQRAIDYSSNDVPLKSELKYIPSLVKRESTTRLIRD from the coding sequence ATGGCAACCATTAAGGATGTAGCAAAAGAGGCTGGTGTTTCTATCGCAACAGTTTCTCGTGTTATTAACAATGTTGGTAAGGTCGGCGAGAAAACTCGTAGTAATGTAATAGCTATTATGAATAAGCTTGGTTATACACCTGATGCAAATGCAAGAGCACTAAAAACACAAAAATCGTCAACTATTGGTGTAGTAATTCCTGATATTTCTGATCCATTTTTCTCTTCTCTCGCAAATGGAGTTGAAGAAGTTGCTTCGAGCAAAAATATGCAAATGCTATTGAGTACTGGCAAAATGTCGGCTGAATCAGAATTAAAAGCAATCAATTTATTGGTTGAGCAACGATGCGATGCGATAGTATTGCACAGTAAGTTTCTGTCTGATGATGTACTAGTCAGTTTAAGCGACAAAATTCCCGGTCTAATTTTCATTGATCGCTTTATTGATGAAGTCTCAGATAAATGTATTTGGCTGGATAATTTCGAAGGAGGGAAAATTGCAGCTCGTCATTTATTAGCTTTAGAGCACAAGAATGTCGCTTTTATTAATAGCAACTACGATATAGATGATCCCAAGCTTCGCTTGGGTGGATTCGAAGAAATTGTTAAGTCCTTTGATTTAAGCATTAACTCAAAATTGAAAGTGAACAATGAGCCTACTTTAAAGGGCGGCGAGCTGGCTGCGCAAGAGCTACTCGCGCAAGCAGAAAACTTCACTAGTGTATTTGCTTACAACGACGCTATGGCGATAGGTGCAATATCTGTATTTGAAGACAATGGTTATAAAGTGCCAAATGATATTTCAATTATCGGCTTTGACGATGTATTACTCTCTAAATATTCGCGGCCTAAGTTGACAACACTTCGCTATCCAATCGCTGAAATGGCTAATCACGCGGCTCAAAGAGCCATAGACTATAGCTCAAATGATGTACCTTTAAAATCTGAGCTAAAATACATACCAAGTTTAGTGAAAAGAGAAT
- the galK gene encoding galactokinase — MSRSQFVTDLHVEQFKVQPALVIHAPGRVNLIGDHTDYNDGFVLPAAINYGTDIAASKRDDKIISVYAHDCNQESAEFSLEDIQFDEQRMWLNYVAGTLKVLMETFPDIQGADMVVSGNVPQGAGLSSSASFEIAILKTFVELYDLNLDGVKAALKGQRAENTFVGCNCGIMDQLISAMGKDKHAMLLDCRSLTFQDAPIPEELSIFIVNSNVRRGLVDSEYNQRREQCEKVAAHFGVNALRDLSIEQLENAKEQLDPILFKRAKHVVTENARVESALLALKNNDVTLLSGLMRDSHNSLRDDFQVTVKEMDGLVEMIDGVLGNQGGVRMTGGGFGGCIVALTPTKLLTELTELVEKEYPEKFGLKPSVYVCRASQGAFRK, encoded by the coding sequence ATGTCTAGAAGTCAATTTGTAACTGACTTACATGTCGAACAGTTTAAGGTGCAACCAGCGTTAGTTATACATGCTCCGGGTCGCGTGAACCTTATTGGTGATCATACTGATTATAACGACGGTTTCGTGTTACCTGCGGCGATTAACTACGGAACTGACATTGCGGCATCAAAGCGTGACGATAAGATTATTTCTGTCTATGCACATGATTGTAACCAAGAAAGTGCTGAATTTTCTTTGGAAGATATTCAGTTTGATGAGCAACGAATGTGGCTAAATTACGTTGCAGGAACATTGAAAGTGCTAATGGAGACATTTCCTGATATTCAGGGGGCGGATATGGTGGTTTCAGGAAATGTTCCACAGGGAGCTGGTCTAAGTTCATCAGCGAGTTTTGAGATAGCTATTTTGAAGACTTTTGTAGAGCTTTATGACTTAAACCTAGATGGTGTTAAGGCGGCTTTAAAAGGCCAACGTGCTGAAAATACTTTTGTTGGTTGTAATTGCGGCATTATGGATCAGTTAATATCTGCAATGGGCAAAGATAAACACGCAATGTTGCTTGATTGCCGAAGTCTTACTTTCCAAGATGCCCCTATTCCAGAAGAGCTATCCATTTTTATTGTTAACTCTAATGTAAGGCGAGGCTTAGTTGACAGTGAATATAATCAACGCCGAGAGCAGTGTGAAAAAGTAGCAGCGCATTTTGGTGTAAACGCACTAAGAGATCTAAGTATCGAGCAATTAGAAAATGCTAAAGAACAGTTAGATCCTATTTTATTCAAACGAGCTAAACATGTAGTAACTGAAAATGCCCGAGTGGAGTCTGCGTTGTTAGCTCTGAAAAACAATGATGTAACTTTATTGAGTGGGCTTATGAGAGACTCACATAACTCACTTCGAGATGATTTCCAAGTGACCGTTAAAGAAATGGATGGCTTGGTAGAGATGATTGATGGTGTACTTGGTAACCAAGGCGGTGTTCGAATGACAGGGGGAGGGTTTGGTGGTTGTATTGTTGCGTTAACACCTACTAAGTTGCTTACCGAGTTGACAGAGCTAGTAGAAAAGGAATATCCAGAAAAATTCGGATTAAAGCCAAGTGTCTATGTGTGTAGAGCATCACAAGGAGCATTTAGAAAATGA
- a CDS encoding UDP-glucose--hexose-1-phosphate uridylyltransferase, which produces MADKFDPTEHPHRRYNPLINEWVLVSPHRAKRPWQGQVEKLDEDAKPAYDESCYLCSGNTRINGEINDRYEKTFVFTNDFAAIKQDTPVVSTNDPLFKMATEQGESRVICFSPDHSKTLPELSVEEITEVVKTWKVQCEELGRKYNWVQVFENKGAVMGCSNPHPHGQVWAQQQLPTLVSKKSESQAKYFQEHGSNLLADYTKRECEMQDRVVVENDDWVVVVPYWAAWPFETLLLPKFSIQRMTDLTVEQEVTMADIVKQITIKYDNLFNCSFPYSMGWHGAPYDGELHPEWTLHASFFPPLLRNATVRKFMVGYEMMAEAQRDLTAEQAANRLKELSDIHYKEAK; this is translated from the coding sequence ATGGCTGATAAATTTGATCCTACAGAACATCCTCATCGTCGATATAACCCTTTAATTAATGAATGGGTACTAGTATCACCACATAGGGCAAAACGACCTTGGCAGGGGCAAGTGGAAAAATTAGACGAAGATGCAAAGCCTGCTTATGACGAGAGTTGCTACTTATGCTCTGGCAATACTCGTATTAATGGTGAGATAAATGATAGATACGAAAAGACATTTGTATTTACTAATGACTTTGCTGCAATTAAACAAGATACACCTGTCGTAAGTACTAATGATCCGCTTTTTAAAATGGCAACAGAGCAAGGTGAAAGTAGAGTTATATGCTTCTCTCCAGATCATAGTAAAACGTTGCCAGAGCTTTCTGTAGAAGAAATTACAGAAGTAGTGAAAACTTGGAAAGTGCAATGCGAGGAACTTGGCCGTAAATACAACTGGGTTCAGGTATTTGAAAATAAAGGCGCTGTTATGGGGTGTTCTAATCCTCATCCGCATGGTCAAGTATGGGCCCAGCAACAACTTCCTACATTGGTTTCTAAAAAGAGCGAATCGCAAGCTAAATATTTTCAAGAGCACGGCTCAAATCTTTTAGCCGATTACACAAAACGCGAATGTGAAATGCAGGATCGGGTCGTAGTTGAAAATGATGATTGGGTGGTCGTTGTACCTTATTGGGCTGCATGGCCATTTGAAACATTATTATTGCCGAAGTTTTCAATACAACGTATGACAGATTTAACAGTTGAGCAAGAAGTAACGATGGCCGATATTGTTAAACAAATCACTATCAAATATGACAATTTATTCAACTGTTCATTCCCTTATTCAATGGGGTGGCATGGTGCGCCATATGATGGTGAATTACATCCAGAGTGGACGTTACACGCAAGCTTCTTTCCACCTCTTTTAAGAAACGCCACTGTTCGCAAATTTATGGTGGGTTACGAAATGATGGCTGAAGCACAACGTGACTTGACTGCTGAGCAGGCTGCTAATCGACTTAAAGAATTATCTGATATTCACTACAAGGAGGCTAAGTAA